A single Drechmeria coniospora strain ARSEF 6962 chromosome 03, whole genome shotgun sequence DNA region contains:
- a CDS encoding amine oxidase, with translation MNPPVDRVARKKVAIVGSGCTGIAALWALNRTCHDVYLYESANRLGGHTHTVQWKSGKYSTVVDTGFMVFHAAASPNFTRFLGKLNVETEPADMTSSFSRDQGRFEWADASLRAVFCQRRNLLSLTMWRMVFDIARFNQFALDLLARDDEPPSEAETIGEYLDREGYSRAFRDDYFIPMIAAAWGSKPDKSSLQFPAVTLVRFLWNHHLLSVSASPQWFALKNGSKSYLDAVMKGFPPNHLFLDTPVSRVSNDENGRVLLHLENGKTEAYDHVILATHGDQALSMIKPTATDQERSVLSCFRSAQNEVVLHSDVALMPKSQQAWSGWNYLAPSAWKKNVGQVSLTYDMNVLQRIPLDPFGHVLVSLNPQRQPRLDKVQGRYFYSHPLYTPATMRAQKLLRKIQNKRGISYAGAWTKYGSHEDGFSSGLHVAQEHLGARLPFEFRDSAYSRGKNPKLGLADHALRLVILLIQVFVIQILGMLWTTPGRPKVKRLANGVKSKRLQAKRS, from the exons ATGAACCCACCGGTGGACCGTGTTGCGAGAAAAAAggttgccatcgtcggcagcggctgcACGGGAATCGCAGCTCTCTGGGCCCTGAACCGAACCTGTCATGATGTGTATCTGTACGAATCAGCCAACCGGTTAGGCGGCCACACCCACACGGTGCAATGGAAATCTGGAAAATACTCGACGGTCGTCGACACGGGCTTCATGGTCTTCCATGCTGCCGCCTCTC CCAACTTCACACGCTTCCTCGGAAAGCTCAACGTCGAGACCGAACCGGCAGACATGACGTCTAGCTTTTCTCGAGATCAAGGGCGCTTTGAGTGGGCTGACGCCAGCTTGAGGGCAGTCTTCTGCCAGAGGAGAAACCTCCTCTCGTTGACGATGTGGAGGATGGTCTTTGACATTGCCCGCTTCAACCAGTTCGCACTGGACCTTCTCGCGAGAGACGACGAACCCCCGAGCGAGGCGGAGACGATTGGCGAGTACTTGGACCGCGAGGGATACTCTCGCGCTTTCCGAGATGATTATTTCATACCGATGATTGCGGCGGCATGGGGATCCAAACCAGACAAGTCATCGCTACAGTTCCCGGCGGTGACGCTTGTTCGGTTCCT GTGGAATCATCATCTCCTCTCCGTGTCGGCCTCCCCGCAATGGTTTGCGCTCAAGAATGGATCCAAGTCgtacctcgacgccgtcatgaAAGGCTTTCCGCCAAACCACCTTTTTCTCGACACGCCGGTGAGTCGCGTGTCGAACGATGAGAACGGACGGGTTCTGCTGCATCTGGAGAATGGCAAGACGGAGGCCTACGACCATGTCATCCTTGCCACCCACGGAGACCAAGCGCTGTCGATGATCAAACCAACAGCCACTGACCAGGAACGGTCAGTCCTGTCCTGCTTTCGGTCTGCCCAGAACGAAGTTGTTTTGCACTCCGATGTCGCACTGATGCCCAAGAGTCAACAAGCGTGGTCCGGTTGGAACTAcctggcgccgtcggcgtggaAGAAAAATGTTGGTCAAGTCTCTCTCACATACGACATGAATGTTTTGCAGCGCATCCCCTTGGATCCCTTTGGCCACGTCCTGGTGTCCCTCAACCCTCAACGCCAGCCGCGGCTCGACAAGGTGCAGGGCCGGTACTTCTACTCCCACCCTCTTTACACCCCCGCAACGATGAGGGCCCAGAAACTGCTGCGGAAAATTCAGAACAAGAGGGGCATCAGCTATGCCGGCGCATGGACCAAGTACGGATCCCACGAAGATGGCTTCAGCAGCGGTCTGCATGTCGCACAGGAGCACTTGGGCGCTCGGCTACCCTTCGAATTCCGAGACTCGGCCTACAGTCGGGGGAAAAATCCGAAGCTGGGGCTGGCTGACCACGCATTGCGGCTCGTCATCTTGCTCATTCAAGTCTTTGTCATTCAGATACTCGGAATGCTatggacgacgccgggcCGGCCCAAGGTGAAGCGCTTGGCCAACGGAGTCAAGTCGAAGCGGCTACAAGCAAAACGGAGTTGA
- a CDS encoding vesicle transport v-SNARE protein, with amino-acid sequence MANPLDTDVGSELFASYEAELKLVQADLLQKLEQIPELSGEPRKASISQAERALEEADELLGQMRLEKQNIPTSSRAKVNQRFRNYESDVDASRRKLTSLSSDRSALFGSRYTDEPSGASDIHLEQRQQLLSGTDRLDRSTQRLKASQALASETEAIGADTLANLHGQREMIQHTHDQLLNSEGYVDRSVKTLRGMARRMATNRIITISIIAVLVLLIVAVIISKFR; translated from the exons ATGGCAAACCCTCTCGATACCGACGTCGGCTCCGAGCTGTTCGCTTCCTACGAAGCCGAGTTGAAGCTTGTACAGGCCGACCTTTTGCAGAAGCTGGAGCAGATCCCGGAACTCTCCGGCGAGCCTCGCAAGGCATCCATTAGCCAAGCGGAGCGCGCCCTCGAGGAAGCAGACGAGCTG CTCGGTCAAATGCGATTGGAGAAGCAAAATATCCCCACCTCCTCTCGCGCCAAGGTGAACCAACGGTTCCGCAACTACGAGtctgacgtcgacgccagccGGCGGAAGCTCACCTCCCTTTCCTCCGATCGCTCCGCTCTCTTCGGATCCCGCTACACAGATGAGCCCTCCGGCGCATCGGACATTCACCTCGAACAACGCCAGCAGCTGCTGTCGGGCACGGATCGGCTGGACCGGAGCACCCAGCGGCTAAAGGCAAGCCAAGCTCTCGCGAGTGAGAccgaggccatcggcgccgacaCTCTTGCCAATCTCCACGGGCAGCGCGAGATGATACAGCACACGCATGACCAGCTGTTGAACAGCGAGGGCTATGTTGACAGGAGCGTGAAGACGTTGAGGGGAATGGCCAGGAG GATGGCCACGAACCGCATCATCACCATTTCCATCATCGCCGTTTTGGTTCTTCTCATCGTTGCCGTCATCATCAGCAAGTTTCGTTGA
- a CDS encoding regulator of G-protein signaling has translation MLNPTPRYPSSAYQPSTSPQSSPSPRCSSAFDDEDFCDIDVPSSRSVSPAIELTPCSSPRRHAMANQPPSLKDILLDTAPPPWSLSAFMAYLSQNHCMETLEFTLDSQRYAAYYDQLGAEQPPSREKSERVCGWWEKLMQVYIVPCAPREVNIPSPVRDRLLGIPYALSPPHPSELEDAGRIIYELMNDSLLVPFLQAVGPQQLAVSDEQARLLHRRSRSSGGRDHGRRHVPTQSLPSSHPIDIEGLTDDSDGNSPPLLEPMTPPTTPPTSDYAFHSPGGFHRAVAAHSKGWKKVGAKLGFTRKSSSRRSTPTSSSTDYDPSFPETSHSSSNAS, from the coding sequence ATGCTCAACCCGACGCCTCGGTACCCATCTTCAGCCTACCAGCCTTCCACCTCCCCgcagtcgtcgccgtcacctcgatgctcctccgccttcgacgacgaagacttTTGCGACATTGATGTGCCCTCGTCGCGATCCGTGAGCCCCGCCATAGAATTAACCCCCTGCTCCTCGCCCCGGCGACACGCCATGGCCAACCAACCGCCGTCCCTCAAGGACATCCTCCTCGACACTGCCCCGCCCCCCTGGAGCCTCAGCGCCTTCATGGCCTACCTCTCCCAGAACCACTGCATGGAGACGCTGGAGTTCACCCTCGACTCCCAACGATACGCCGCCTACTATGACCAGCTCGGAGCCGAGCAGCCGCCTTCGCGCGAGAAGAGCGAGCGCGTCTGCGGCTGGTGGGAGAAGCTGATGCAGGTCTACATCGTCCCCTGCGCGCCCCGCGAGGTCAACATTCCCTCTCCCGTCCGGGATCGTCTCCTCGGCATCCCCTACGCCCTCTCCCCGCCCCATCCgtcggagctcgaggacgccggccgCATCATCTACGAGCTCATGAACGACTCGCTCCTCGTCCCCTTTCTGCAAGCCGTCGGCCCTCAACAGCTGGCCGTTTCCGACGAGCAGGCCCGTTTGCTCCACCGTCGGTCCCGAAGCAGCGGTGGCCGGGACCATGGTCGTCGTCATGTGCCGACCCAATCCTTACCCTCGTCCCATCCGATCGACATCGAGGGCCTCaccgacgacagcgacggcaACTCGCCCCCCCTCCTGGAGCCCATGAcgcccccgacgacgcccccGACCTCCGACTACGCCTTCCACTCCCCCGGCGGCTTCCACCGCGCAGTGGCCGCCCATAGCAAAGGCTGGAAAAAGGTCGGGGCCAAACTGGGCTTCACGCGTAAGAGCTCAAGCCGCCGCTCCACTCCAACCTCGTCGAGCACAGACTACGACCCATCCTTTCCGGAAACCAGCCATAGCAGTAGCAATGCCAGCTGA